The proteins below are encoded in one region of Reichenbachiella sp. 5M10:
- a CDS encoding type I polyketide synthase, whose protein sequence is MQKEDIAIIGIGCHTPGKIHGPEQFWSKLMNGVDGISDVPKDRWNHEEYYDPNPNKAGKIKTKKGGFIEGIDLFDNEFFKIFPKEAERIDPQQRLLLQTTFESIEDSGDKLENLRGSNAAVFMSVFTNDYWDMQIEQDSKYAISPHVAMGSSRTAIANRISYFYDLKGPSVSVDTACSGALVAVHLACQSIWDQSASCAMAGGVNLIINPESTMMMSKGNFLSPDGYCKSFDERANGYVRGEGVGVVYLKPLSQALKDGNKIYGLIKATACNSDGHTVEGLTVPSESSQTAMLKNAYRLANIDVDKLQYIEAHGTGTPVGDPLETKSFSNVFGGRSTDSPLMIGSVKTNIGHLEGAAGVAGLIKLALSIKNKKIPGNLHFNKVNPKIDLKNWKLKVVSENTDWPEQKDGSPRIGGVNSFGAGGTNAHLVLEEYIPAQEKSSKAIEENLYLFQTSAATTTSLHNLLKAYKSFLLSEQYSLRDICYNVGKHRSSLKHRISIAGKDKTDMIDKIDAFLEGNVISGVSSHELETPAHKIGFVFTGQGPQWFAMGQELIATEPLFKSTIQNIEGYFSQISGWSLLEEMNKDEENSRVNDTRIAQPAIMAIQIALVELWKKHGIQPEGVVGHSIGEVAAAYTAGSLTLEQAVQVIFHRSRGQHAATGKGKMLAVSLTLSAAEEIIKDVKDTVSIGAVNGPEMCVLSGDEAPLLQISEKLTEQDIFNKFLRVTVPFHSHHMEPLKDELIHSLRQLKPAKASLDLYSTVTGQKGDGLHLVSEYWYDNVRKPVYFANALSKMVEDGYDLFIEIGPHPALSSGAEDIFASKDSHAVIFPSIKRKENEKLRFLHTLGSLYTHGIALDWDCIYPHSNRIYTLPKYTWDLKSYWHETAKHKAKRLAKKVHPLISGFNTSGLNDTHFTFDVLLDRHTDPYIDDHRVDDAIIFPGTGHLEIATSAAQQAFQDNFGFLEDINFESALFLPEEGELADVKIEVYSDEEKYWILSKDSNNPDAEWIKNSNGKMNALGDEFVSTPMDLNEIKLRVNDRLPVQPMYLELKKCGLQYGPTFKLIKNLWVVEDEILAKVQLHDSLVYEMGQYNLHPSVLDACLQSMFAAKLSDDDEERGIYLPTHIDRYKFHAKPTSPTVYSYIKVKEASSEYLRGDFWIMDESGSLVAEIQGIDFKYIEGSRSQEGDVSYTGCYEFEWTEMKPLEFTPSHNTILVIRENDLVIEPLNKKLSQNNSTLIHTTISDYSDREAVRQELKKVMKTSPTLNRAIITLPITENQGDIANNSIELSWKILNIFNAIIQEELQFPIWILNQNAEIVLDTDQTINLHQSVTYGLSRVMFNEYPMVTCKIADISSIDNTDELDNLANIISSPSNGGHESDFAFRGKSIFVKRLQAVKKEQVQKDSSVQLPATGSYYQAVLQEQGMLDSIAFRQIEPLPLGDQEVEIDIIAAGVTPKDLQIINGSLSKESLSGGLCGSHIGTECSGIIANIGKNVSNLKVGDAVLAFAPNCFAGKTVAPQHTVVPKPEHLSHEEAASISVAYLTAYHSLFNLGQIEADERILIHSATDEVGLAALALAQLKGIEIFATADTVQKRERLKKMGINHVYDSSSTTFYSEVMADSQSEGVDLVLNSLNGKSIVQSIKCLRPFGRFVELGKTDIYNDISIHLKRFGENLSYFAVDIDRLMAQKPQKAQKLFQDVIQLFETKSVQATSTQALKITAIQEAFQLLSKGEQTSKIVLSMADQVVHALPQETIHFSPDKSYILTGGASGFGIEVAKWMANKGAKYLALVSRSGPKSEYDHSWIDQLKANGIHVMVENLDLSKLDEVQAMVHRVGNCAPLGGIIHGAAVLQDATIPRMDKALFSKVFIPKAMGAWNLHLATEQTDLDFFLNFSSVSSVVGVPGQSNYSSANNFLDKLVDYRVAKGLKAQSINLGVLGQYAGMTKEGSSSSVMNVLESQGWIPLTFKQVMSKLEKVLLEGNRVRMATNVDWLKFREFFNHLKSDGKFEHLLTDAALKVGSASNKGEGLKETLLTANGQASQILLVNLKNALARILGTTPDKLNENKAVSAIGLDSLMMNQLRNWILQKLEFNYPLMKLSKGPSMVEISEHILHNLKPVESAHELLEDESGITSEEDIEVINEWFVHKKHEATNFEQKAKLFMFHSMGAGASMYDHFIYNAPEGTDVYAVQLPGRENRKNEDRYTDFGQLIDDLESAIVPLLDTPFVMYGHSFGGMVAFELSRRLRNKYGKEPLHFFSSATMAPQMSVTWKNRDVLKQSAISSNSEQKLLGLMNYIDDINYVKKILPILRLDMVLLTTYDYQVEQKLNCPITVFSAIEDEVTLPEEMAPWQEHTASEFRQELVHGDHWFVSRNKDFIRHQISQDLSLSLQE, encoded by the coding sequence ATGCAAAAAGAAGATATTGCAATCATTGGCATAGGATGCCACACACCAGGTAAAATCCATGGCCCAGAGCAGTTTTGGTCTAAACTCATGAACGGAGTAGATGGAATCTCCGACGTACCCAAAGACCGATGGAATCATGAAGAATATTATGATCCAAACCCAAACAAGGCAGGTAAAATAAAAACCAAGAAAGGAGGTTTTATTGAAGGTATTGACCTTTTTGACAATGAGTTTTTCAAGATTTTTCCGAAAGAAGCAGAACGCATCGATCCACAGCAAAGGCTCCTACTCCAAACTACCTTTGAATCGATAGAGGACTCTGGAGACAAGCTAGAGAACCTTAGAGGTAGCAATGCCGCCGTATTCATGAGTGTATTTACCAATGACTACTGGGACATGCAGATAGAGCAAGATAGCAAGTATGCCATCAGTCCACATGTCGCCATGGGATCCTCTCGCACCGCTATCGCCAACCGCATCTCCTACTTCTATGACCTCAAAGGCCCTAGTGTATCCGTCGACACAGCTTGCTCAGGCGCCTTAGTCGCGGTACATCTGGCCTGTCAGAGCATATGGGACCAATCTGCATCTTGCGCGATGGCGGGTGGAGTCAACCTAATCATCAATCCAGAATCCACAATGATGATGTCCAAAGGCAACTTTTTGAGTCCCGATGGATATTGCAAATCCTTTGACGAAAGAGCCAATGGCTATGTCAGAGGAGAAGGAGTTGGTGTCGTATATCTCAAACCACTGTCTCAAGCACTAAAAGATGGCAACAAAATCTACGGCCTGATCAAAGCCACGGCATGCAATTCAGATGGACATACTGTCGAAGGATTGACCGTCCCCAGTGAAAGCTCACAAACAGCCATGTTGAAAAACGCCTACCGGTTGGCAAACATTGATGTAGATAAGCTACAATACATAGAGGCGCACGGTACAGGCACTCCTGTAGGCGACCCTCTCGAAACCAAGTCATTTTCCAACGTATTTGGTGGCCGCAGTACTGACTCACCTCTGATGATAGGCTCTGTCAAAACAAACATCGGACACCTCGAAGGTGCCGCTGGTGTAGCTGGACTGATCAAGCTCGCACTATCCATCAAAAACAAAAAAATACCAGGCAACCTCCATTTCAACAAAGTCAACCCAAAAATTGATTTGAAAAATTGGAAACTAAAAGTAGTAAGTGAGAACACCGACTGGCCCGAGCAAAAAGATGGCAGCCCACGCATCGGTGGTGTCAATTCCTTTGGTGCAGGGGGAACAAATGCGCACCTAGTACTAGAAGAATACATTCCCGCGCAAGAAAAAAGCTCCAAAGCAATAGAAGAAAACCTGTACTTATTTCAAACCAGTGCGGCTACCACCACTTCCCTACACAACCTGCTCAAAGCATACAAAAGCTTCTTGCTCAGCGAGCAGTATTCACTACGAGACATCTGCTACAATGTCGGAAAACACAGGTCGAGCCTAAAGCATCGAATCTCAATTGCTGGCAAGGACAAGACAGACATGATCGACAAGATAGACGCTTTCTTGGAAGGGAACGTGATCTCTGGTGTGTCAAGTCATGAACTCGAAACACCTGCTCACAAGATTGGATTTGTATTTACAGGCCAAGGACCACAATGGTTTGCCATGGGACAAGAACTGATCGCTACAGAGCCACTGTTCAAGAGTACAATCCAAAATATTGAAGGCTATTTCAGCCAAATATCAGGTTGGTCACTACTCGAAGAGATGAACAAGGATGAAGAAAATTCTCGTGTAAATGACACCCGAATTGCTCAACCAGCCATCATGGCCATACAAATTGCCCTAGTCGAACTTTGGAAAAAACATGGCATCCAACCAGAAGGCGTAGTAGGACACTCGATCGGAGAAGTAGCTGCTGCCTACACTGCTGGCTCCTTGACACTCGAACAAGCCGTACAGGTAATCTTTCACCGAAGCAGAGGTCAACATGCCGCTACCGGCAAAGGAAAAATGCTAGCCGTCAGCCTCACCTTATCCGCTGCTGAGGAAATCATCAAAGATGTCAAAGACACGGTCTCTATCGGTGCAGTGAATGGACCTGAAATGTGCGTTTTGTCCGGCGATGAGGCTCCCCTATTGCAGATTTCCGAAAAACTAACCGAGCAGGACATTTTCAACAAGTTTTTGAGAGTAACCGTACCCTTCCATTCTCATCACATGGAGCCGCTTAAAGATGAATTGATTCATTCCTTGCGTCAGTTGAAACCGGCCAAGGCTTCTCTCGACTTGTACTCTACCGTCACAGGTCAAAAAGGCGATGGTCTTCATCTAGTCAGTGAATACTGGTATGACAATGTCCGTAAGCCTGTGTACTTCGCCAATGCACTGAGCAAAATGGTAGAAGACGGATATGACCTTTTCATCGAAATAGGACCACACCCCGCCCTATCTTCAGGAGCAGAGGACATCTTTGCTAGCAAAGATTCTCATGCGGTCATCTTCCCATCTATCAAGCGAAAAGAAAATGAAAAACTCCGTTTTCTACATACTCTGGGAAGTCTATACACGCATGGCATTGCACTCGACTGGGACTGTATCTACCCTCACAGCAACCGAATCTACACTCTCCCCAAATACACTTGGGATCTCAAATCATATTGGCACGAAACAGCAAAACACAAAGCGAAACGACTAGCCAAAAAGGTTCATCCTCTCATAAGTGGATTCAACACCTCTGGTCTCAACGACACCCACTTCACCTTTGATGTATTGCTGGACAGACATACAGACCCCTATATCGATGACCATAGAGTAGATGACGCAATCATTTTCCCAGGGACGGGACATCTAGAAATAGCCACATCTGCTGCACAACAGGCTTTCCAAGACAACTTTGGATTTTTGGAAGACATAAATTTCGAAAGTGCACTCTTTTTGCCAGAAGAAGGAGAACTGGCAGATGTAAAGATAGAAGTCTACTCGGACGAAGAGAAATACTGGATTTTGAGCAAAGACTCGAACAATCCTGATGCAGAATGGATCAAAAACTCCAATGGGAAAATGAATGCACTTGGGGATGAGTTCGTTTCTACTCCTATGGATCTGAATGAAATCAAGCTACGTGTCAATGACAGACTGCCTGTGCAACCCATGTACTTGGAATTGAAAAAATGTGGCCTGCAATATGGCCCAACATTCAAACTCATCAAGAACCTATGGGTGGTAGAAGATGAAATATTGGCCAAGGTACAGCTACACGACTCATTAGTGTATGAAATGGGGCAATACAATCTGCATCCCTCTGTATTGGACGCCTGTCTCCAAAGCATGTTTGCAGCGAAACTAAGTGACGATGATGAAGAGCGAGGAATCTATTTACCTACACATATCGACCGTTACAAGTTTCACGCAAAACCAACTTCCCCAACGGTCTATAGCTATATCAAAGTCAAAGAAGCGAGCTCTGAATATCTCCGTGGTGATTTTTGGATCATGGATGAATCAGGCAGTTTGGTTGCAGAGATCCAAGGCATAGATTTCAAATATATCGAAGGCTCTCGCTCACAAGAAGGGGATGTTTCTTACACCGGGTGCTATGAATTCGAATGGACAGAAATGAAACCGCTAGAATTCACTCCTTCTCACAACACCATACTGGTGATTAGAGAAAATGACTTAGTCATCGAACCTCTCAACAAAAAATTGTCTCAGAATAACTCCACCCTGATTCATACTACTATCAGTGACTATTCGGATCGAGAGGCTGTTCGGCAAGAGCTAAAAAAAGTCATGAAGACAAGCCCAACGCTAAACAGAGCCATCATCACACTACCGATCACGGAAAATCAGGGAGACATAGCCAACAATTCCATTGAATTGAGTTGGAAAATCCTAAACATTTTCAATGCCATCATTCAAGAAGAATTGCAATTTCCAATTTGGATTCTCAATCAAAACGCTGAAATCGTTTTAGATACCGATCAAACGATAAACCTGCACCAATCAGTCACTTATGGGCTATCGAGAGTCATGTTCAACGAGTACCCTATGGTGACTTGCAAAATCGCTGACATTTCCTCCATCGACAATACCGACGAACTTGACAACTTGGCAAACATCATCTCTTCTCCATCCAACGGAGGCCATGAGTCTGACTTTGCTTTTAGAGGAAAAAGCATCTTTGTAAAGCGACTACAGGCCGTCAAAAAAGAGCAGGTTCAAAAAGACTCATCTGTTCAATTACCAGCAACAGGCTCATATTATCAAGCAGTCCTGCAAGAACAAGGTATGCTAGATTCAATAGCCTTTAGACAAATAGAACCTTTGCCTCTCGGTGATCAAGAAGTAGAGATAGACATCATCGCCGCTGGTGTCACTCCTAAAGACCTACAGATCATCAATGGCTCCTTAAGTAAGGAAAGCCTCTCAGGAGGATTATGTGGATCTCATATAGGTACAGAGTGCAGTGGGATAATTGCTAATATTGGTAAAAATGTAAGCAACCTAAAGGTAGGAGATGCTGTACTCGCTTTTGCTCCAAATTGCTTTGCAGGCAAGACGGTGGCACCACAGCACACGGTAGTACCAAAACCTGAACACCTCTCACACGAAGAAGCAGCAAGCATCTCTGTAGCATACCTGACTGCATACCACAGTCTATTCAACTTAGGACAGATTGAAGCAGACGAACGTATCTTGATCCACTCCGCAACAGACGAAGTAGGATTAGCAGCCCTCGCCTTAGCCCAGCTAAAAGGCATAGAAATATTTGCGACTGCTGATACCGTACAGAAAAGAGAACGTCTCAAAAAAATGGGCATTAACCACGTCTATGACAGCAGTTCTACGACTTTCTACAGCGAGGTGATGGCTGACTCCCAAAGCGAAGGGGTAGATTTAGTTCTCAATTCACTCAATGGAAAATCTATCGTTCAGAGTATAAAATGCCTTAGACCATTTGGCAGGTTTGTGGAATTGGGTAAAACAGACATCTACAACGACATCAGTATCCACCTGAAGCGATTCGGTGAGAATTTGAGCTATTTCGCAGTAGATATCGACAGGCTCATGGCTCAGAAACCACAGAAAGCCCAGAAACTCTTTCAAGATGTCATTCAATTGTTTGAAACCAAGTCCGTACAAGCTACAAGTACTCAGGCACTCAAAATTACAGCAATACAAGAAGCTTTTCAACTGCTCTCAAAAGGGGAACAAACCAGTAAAATCGTCTTGTCTATGGCTGATCAAGTCGTGCATGCTCTTCCTCAAGAGACCATTCATTTCTCTCCAGACAAATCGTACATTTTGACAGGAGGAGCCAGTGGGTTTGGTATAGAAGTAGCCAAGTGGATGGCAAACAAAGGAGCCAAATATCTCGCTTTAGTCAGCAGGAGTGGTCCAAAGTCAGAGTACGATCACAGTTGGATTGATCAACTCAAAGCTAATGGCATCCATGTGATGGTTGAAAACCTAGATTTATCCAAGTTGGATGAGGTACAAGCCATGGTCCATAGAGTCGGTAATTGTGCGCCACTTGGTGGTATCATTCATGGTGCAGCTGTACTACAGGATGCCACGATTCCGAGAATGGACAAAGCACTATTTAGTAAGGTATTCATACCTAAAGCCATGGGGGCATGGAATCTACATCTTGCGACAGAACAAACAGACCTCGATTTCTTCCTAAATTTCTCATCTGTATCTTCCGTCGTAGGTGTACCGGGACAATCCAACTACTCCTCAGCCAACAACTTCCTAGACAAATTAGTAGACTACAGAGTAGCAAAAGGCCTGAAAGCTCAAAGCATCAACCTCGGAGTACTGGGGCAATATGCGGGAATGACCAAAGAAGGCAGTAGCAGTAGCGTAATGAATGTGCTAGAAAGTCAAGGCTGGATCCCCTTGACCTTCAAACAAGTCATGAGCAAACTTGAAAAAGTACTCTTGGAAGGAAATCGAGTAAGAATGGCGACCAACGTCGATTGGCTGAAATTTAGAGAATTCTTCAACCACTTAAAGAGCGACGGAAAATTCGAACATCTTCTCACCGATGCAGCACTTAAAGTTGGTTCAGCGAGCAACAAAGGCGAAGGACTAAAAGAGACATTACTAACAGCCAATGGGCAAGCCAGTCAGATCCTTTTGGTCAATCTCAAAAATGCATTGGCAAGAATACTGGGAACTACTCCCGACAAGTTAAATGAAAACAAAGCGGTCTCTGCAATAGGTTTAGACTCCTTGATGATGAATCAATTAAGGAACTGGATTCTTCAGAAGTTGGAGTTCAACTACCCATTGATGAAACTATCCAAAGGACCTAGCATGGTCGAAATCTCAGAACATATTCTTCACAACCTCAAGCCGGTGGAATCTGCTCACGAACTGTTGGAAGATGAATCTGGGATCACTTCGGAAGAGGATATTGAGGTAATCAACGAATGGTTCGTTCACAAAAAACATGAAGCGACTAATTTCGAACAAAAGGCTAAACTCTTCATGTTTCATTCTATGGGCGCAGGTGCATCGATGTATGATCATTTCATATACAATGCCCCAGAAGGCACGGATGTATATGCCGTCCAACTACCCGGCCGTGAAAACAGAAAGAATGAGGATCGCTATACAGATTTTGGACAGCTAATAGATGACCTAGAAAGCGCCATTGTTCCACTTCTTGACACACCATTCGTCATGTATGGCCACAGTTTTGGAGGAATGGTAGCTTTTGAGCTCTCTCGTCGACTCAGAAACAAATACGGCAAAGAGCCCCTTCATTTCTTTAGCTCTGCAACCATGGCTCCTCAGATGTCTGTGACCTGGAAGAACCGAGACGTACTGAAACAGTCGGCTATTTCCAGCAATTCAGAACAGAAGCTTCTAGGTTTGATGAATTATATCGATGACATCAATTACGTAAAGAAGATTCTCCCTATACTGAGACTTGACATGGTCTTGTTGACAACCTATGATTACCAAGTAGAGCAAAAGCTAAACTGTCCAATCACAGTATTTTCAGCAATCGAAGATGAAGTCACCCTACCAGAGGAAATGGCTCCTTGGCAAGAGCACACTGCATCTGAGTTTAGACAAGAACTCGTGCATGGTGACCACTGGTTCGTGAGTCGAAACAAAGACTTCATTCGCCATCAGATCAGCCAAGACCTGAGCCTTTCTTTGCAAGAATAG